One region of Pseudomonas sp. B21-040 genomic DNA includes:
- a CDS encoding DUF3565 domain-containing protein: METALLAAISMGRDLLHKNDERPSLAKQSRESEHNPDGRFAAQGVTVTGFHQDEDGHWVAELSCGHTQHLRHQPPWQSRAWVQDPAQRIEKIGQPFDCGWCAQGSVSDNLGD, translated from the coding sequence ATGGAGACAGCCTTATTGGCGGCGATCAGCATGGGGCGAGACCTTTTGCATAAGAATGATGAAAGGCCAAGTTTAGCGAAGCAATCGCGCGAAAGCGAACACAACCCGGACGGAAGGTTCGCGGCGCAGGGCGTAACGGTCACAGGTTTCCATCAGGATGAGGACGGGCATTGGGTGGCCGAGCTTTCCTGCGGCCACACCCAGCACCTGCGTCACCAGCCGCCGTGGCAATCGCGTGCCTGGGTGCAGGACCCCGCGCAACGTATTGAAAAAATAGGCCAGCCCTTTGATTGCGGTTGGTGCGCACAAGGCTCGGTTAGCGATAACCTTGGCGACTGA
- a CDS encoding peptidylprolyl isomerase, translating into MLIAANKAVSIDYTLTNDAGEVIDSSAGGAPLVYLQGAGNIIPGLEKALEGKTVGDELTVAVEPEDAYGEYAAELVSTLSRSMFEGVDELEVGMQFHASAPDGQMQIVTIRDLDGDDVTVDGNHPLAGQRLNFQVKIIDIRDASQEEIAHGHVHGEGGHHH; encoded by the coding sequence ATGCTGATCGCCGCCAATAAGGCTGTCTCCATCGACTATACCCTGACCAACGACGCTGGTGAGGTCATCGACAGCTCCGCCGGCGGCGCGCCGCTGGTCTACCTGCAAGGCGCAGGCAACATCATCCCGGGCCTGGAAAAGGCTCTGGAAGGCAAAACCGTTGGCGACGAGCTGACCGTAGCCGTTGAACCTGAAGACGCTTACGGCGAATACGCTGCCGAACTGGTCAGCACCCTGAGCCGCAGCATGTTCGAAGGCGTTGATGAGCTGGAAGTGGGCATGCAGTTCCACGCTTCCGCTCCGGACGGCCAGATGCAGATCGTCACCATTCGCGATCTGGACGGCGACGACGTCACCGTTGACGGCAACCACCCGTTGGCCGGTCAGCGCCTGAATTTCCAGGTCAAGATCATCGACATCCGTGATGCCAGCCAAGAAGAAATCGCTCATGGTCACGTCCATGGCGAAGGTGGCCATCACCACTGA
- a CDS encoding glutathione peroxidase, whose translation MSAFHDLKLTALDGQDLPLAPFKGQVVLVVNVASKCGLTPQYAALENLYQQFKAKGFSVLGLPCNQFAGQEPGSEQEIQEFCSLNYGVTFPLSSKLEVNGHERHQLYRLLAGEGAEFPGDITWNFEKFLLGKDGRVLARFSPRTAPDDPTIVHAIEKALS comes from the coding sequence ATGAGTGCTTTTCACGACCTTAAGTTGACAGCCCTGGATGGACAAGACCTACCGCTGGCGCCCTTCAAGGGGCAAGTCGTGCTGGTGGTCAACGTCGCCTCCAAATGTGGCTTGACCCCACAGTACGCGGCGCTGGAAAACCTTTATCAGCAGTTCAAAGCCAAAGGTTTCAGCGTTCTGGGTCTGCCGTGCAACCAGTTTGCCGGGCAGGAGCCGGGTTCCGAGCAAGAGATCCAGGAGTTTTGCAGCCTCAACTATGGCGTGACTTTTCCGTTGTCCAGCAAGCTGGAAGTCAACGGTCATGAGCGTCATCAGTTGTATCGCCTGCTGGCGGGCGAGGGTGCGGAATTCCCGGGTGACATTACCTGGAACTTCGAAAAATTCCTGCTGGGCAAGGACGGTCGTGTGCTGGCGCGGTTTTCCCCGCGCACGGCGCCGGATGATCCGACGATCGTTCATGCGATCGAAAAAGCGTTGAGCTGA